A genome region from Spirochaetae bacterium HGW-Spirochaetae-1 includes the following:
- a CDS encoding valine--tRNA ligase, which produces MELPSIFEPHEAENKWYEIWEQEGYFHAVESDGKKPYCIVIPPPNVTGNLHMGHALNNTLQDILARWQRMMGKSTLWMPGMDHAGIATQNVVERLLKAEGKTKDDLGREKFEERVWEWKEHSGGQIKGQLKRLGCSLDWQRERFTLDEGLSRAVHHVFKTLYDEGLIYQGYRIINWCPRCETALSDIETEYQELEGSFWHIKYPIAGTKDHITIATTRPETMLGDTGVAVNPGDERYTYLVGKMVVLPLMNRDIPVFADEYVDKEFGTGLVKVTPAHDPNDFDMGKRHNLEEINILDSRGYINANGGPYQGMSRFEARKKIVEDLDALGLLVKVEKHNHSVGHCYRCQTIIEPYLSKQWFVKIKPLADEAIKAVEQGKIRFVPKNWEKTYYEWMYNIRDWCISRQLWWGHRVPAFYCRDCDHINVEIDTPESCAKCGSKNLKQDEDVLDTWFSSGLWPFSTLGWPEDTAALKKYYPTSVLVTAFDIIFFWVARMIMMGIKFMGDVPFRDVYIHALIRDEHGQKMSKSKGNVIDPLILMDQYGTDAFRFTLAIFAAQGRDIVFSEKRVEGYRAFINKIWQATRFILMNLGGDFRPGKINTANLEIFDRWILHRLNRAVRTISSSLGEYKFNDAAQEIYDFWWHDVCDWYIELTKQRLYAKDGTAEESSETARQVLYHILRSTLQFMHPFMPFITEEIWDKIKQPGEGRIIVSSWPEPDEAFDFQAETAETETFKEIVYKIRNVRGEMNIPPDKKASVVFKTGSADLAELVRRDTVHIQALAKVHNVIINAQYVPDNTDASAVLKDLEMYIPLKELIDFDKERARLEKEISRMEEELKRVDAKLSNESFVGKAPAEVIDKEKAKRDEFVQVLEKLKESLGKLG; this is translated from the coding sequence ATGGAACTTCCTTCAATATTTGAGCCCCACGAAGCGGAAAATAAATGGTATGAAATATGGGAACAGGAGGGATATTTTCACGCCGTTGAAAGCGACGGCAAAAAACCCTACTGCATAGTCATACCGCCTCCCAATGTCACGGGCAACCTGCACATGGGACACGCCCTGAACAACACGCTGCAGGACATACTGGCCCGCTGGCAGCGCATGATGGGAAAGTCCACCCTGTGGATGCCCGGCATGGACCATGCCGGCATTGCCACACAGAATGTTGTGGAACGGCTTTTGAAAGCGGAAGGAAAAACAAAGGATGACCTGGGCAGGGAAAAATTCGAGGAGCGGGTCTGGGAATGGAAGGAGCATTCGGGCGGACAGATAAAGGGACAGCTTAAAAGGCTGGGATGTTCCCTGGACTGGCAGCGCGAACGTTTTACTCTCGACGAAGGACTCTCCCGCGCAGTTCACCATGTCTTCAAAACCCTCTATGACGAGGGACTGATCTACCAGGGATACCGCATAATCAACTGGTGCCCCCGCTGTGAAACGGCCCTCTCGGATATCGAGACAGAATACCAGGAACTGGAAGGAAGTTTCTGGCACATAAAATATCCCATCGCCGGCACCAAGGACCATATCACCATCGCCACGACGCGCCCCGAAACCATGCTGGGTGACACGGGCGTGGCAGTGAATCCCGGCGATGAACGCTACACGTACCTGGTGGGAAAGATGGTCGTGCTTCCCCTCATGAACAGGGACATACCCGTCTTCGCCGACGAGTATGTCGACAAAGAATTCGGCACGGGCCTCGTGAAGGTAACCCCGGCCCATGATCCCAACGACTTCGATATGGGCAAAAGGCACAACCTGGAAGAGATCAACATTCTTGACAGCCGCGGATATATCAACGCCAACGGCGGTCCGTACCAGGGAATGAGCCGTTTCGAAGCGCGGAAAAAAATCGTGGAAGACCTGGATGCGCTGGGTCTCCTCGTAAAAGTGGAAAAGCACAACCATTCCGTGGGACACTGCTACCGGTGCCAGACCATTATCGAACCCTATCTTTCCAAACAATGGTTTGTTAAAATAAAGCCCCTTGCCGACGAGGCCATAAAGGCCGTCGAACAGGGAAAAATCCGCTTTGTCCCGAAAAACTGGGAGAAAACCTATTATGAATGGATGTACAACATCCGGGACTGGTGCATCTCGCGGCAGCTCTGGTGGGGGCACCGGGTTCCCGCCTTTTACTGCCGGGACTGTGACCATATCAACGTGGAAATAGACACGCCGGAATCCTGCGCGAAGTGCGGTTCGAAAAACCTGAAGCAGGATGAGGATGTTCTCGACACCTGGTTCTCCTCGGGACTGTGGCCCTTCTCAACGCTGGGATGGCCCGAAGACACGGCGGCTCTGAAAAAATACTATCCCACATCGGTGCTGGTCACGGCCTTTGACATCATCTTTTTCTGGGTGGCCCGCATGATCATGATGGGCATCAAATTCATGGGTGATGTCCCCTTCAGGGATGTGTATATCCACGCCCTCATACGTGACGAGCACGGACAGAAGATGAGCAAGTCAAAGGGTAATGTCATTGACCCCCTTATTCTCATGGACCAGTACGGCACCGACGCCTTCCGGTTCACCCTGGCTATTTTCGCCGCCCAGGGCAGAGACATCGTCTTCTCTGAAAAACGCGTCGAGGGATACCGCGCCTTCATCAACAAGATCTGGCAGGCGACACGCTTTATTCTCATGAACCTGGGCGGTGATTTCAGGCCCGGAAAAATAAACACCGCGAACCTGGAAATCTTCGACCGCTGGATACTGCACCGGCTCAACCGGGCCGTGAGAACCATATCCTCATCCCTGGGTGAATACAAATTCAATGACGCTGCCCAGGAGATCTATGACTTCTGGTGGCACGATGTCTGTGACTGGTATATAGAGCTTACCAAGCAGCGTCTCTATGCGAAAGACGGAACCGCCGAAGAATCATCGGAAACGGCGCGACAGGTTTTATACCACATCCTGAGAAGCACCCTGCAGTTCATGCATCCCTTCATGCCCTTCATCACCGAAGAAATCTGGGACAAAATAAAACAGCCCGGCGAAGGCCGCATCATCGTTTCGTCCTGGCCCGAACCCGATGAGGCCTTCGATTTTCAGGCAGAGACGGCGGAGACCGAGACATTCAAGGAGATCGTGTACAAGATACGAAACGTCCGCGGCGAGATGAATATCCCGCCCGACAAAAAAGCCAGCGTTGTATTTAAAACCGGCAGCGCCGACCTGGCTGAACTCGTACGGCGCGACACGGTACACATCCAGGCCCTGGCGAAGGTTCATAACGTCATCATCAACGCGCAGTATGTTCCCGACAACACCGACGCATCGGCTGTTCTGAAAGACCTGGAGATGTATATCCCCCTGAAGGAACTCATCGACTTCGACAAGGAACGGGCCCGCCTGGAAAAGGAAATATCCCGCATGGAAGAAGAACTGAAAAGGGTCGACGCCAAGCTGTCAAACGAAAGTTTTGTCGGAAAGGCACCGGCAGAGGTAATTGACAAGGAGAAGGCCAAGCGCGATGAGTTTGTTCAGGTCCTGGAGAAGCTGAAGGAGAGTCTCGGAAAGCTGGGGTAA
- a CDS encoding energy transducer TonB — MNAFIKRMSVHNNLLRNSFALSLAVHGLLCLVFVADSFSGDVYSSEDINVSPLEVEIADIPPELFGGDTDPKKIDAPQWIEGSGRKDEKPDAPAVEENENALSGNSTDGDGYLFSIHGDSPPVPVIRFNVNNYYPAEARRANIKKKTVMVNIRVDERGTLDSVRVASEPAGYGFDEAAVRILKLARFRPGYKNGRRVKMNHTIAFTFQLE; from the coding sequence ATGAACGCATTTATTAAAAGGATGTCGGTGCACAATAATTTGTTAAGAAACAGTTTCGCCCTTTCCCTGGCCGTCCATGGCCTGTTGTGCCTGGTCTTTGTCGCCGATTCCTTTTCAGGCGATGTTTATTCTTCGGAGGATATCAATGTTTCGCCCCTGGAAGTCGAGATAGCTGATATTCCCCCGGAGCTCTTTGGAGGAGACACTGATCCGAAAAAAATTGATGCTCCGCAATGGATAGAGGGCTCTGGCAGGAAAGACGAAAAACCCGATGCTCCGGCTGTTGAAGAGAACGAGAATGCCCTGTCGGGAAATTCCACCGATGGTGACGGATATCTGTTTTCGATTCACGGTGACAGCCCGCCCGTGCCGGTCATACGCTTTAATGTAAATAATTATTATCCCGCCGAGGCAAGACGGGCCAATATAAAGAAAAAAACGGTGATGGTCAATATACGCGTCGATGAAAGAGGAACCCTGGACAGTGTACGTGTCGCCTCGGAGCCTGCCGGTTACGGTTTTGACGAGGCCGCGGTGCGGATACTTAAACTGGCGCGCTTTCGTCCCGGATATAAAAACGGAAGAAGGGTGAAAATGAACCACACCATCGCCTTTACCTTTCAACTGGAGTAA
- a CDS encoding TolQ transporter produces the protein MNPFVDYGEIVIFFALGISSIIALTVAIERFVVFRRNGAGKAGVFMERLVEMLHSRDIENALRYSDQFVPGVYQRFASYALTHYRAGRQGLGDLMDGKRIEIRVELEKHVSILSTLGNNAPFIGLLGTVLGVIKAFYGLGMLGGVGAEIVMRSISSALIATAAGLAVAVPVVIVNNYFASATRVIMQNLEYLSKEFQASYGFNNSKDPGWEGEKDL, from the coding sequence ATGAATCCATTCGTTGATTATGGAGAAATTGTCATTTTCTTTGCCCTGGGCATATCAAGCATAATAGCCCTTACAGTTGCAATTGAACGCTTTGTCGTGTTCCGCCGAAACGGGGCCGGCAAAGCCGGTGTCTTCATGGAGCGGCTCGTAGAAATGCTCCACTCCCGCGATATTGAAAACGCCCTCCGTTATTCCGACCAATTCGTTCCCGGCGTATATCAGCGCTTTGCCAGCTATGCCCTGACCCATTATCGCGCGGGACGCCAGGGGCTAGGAGACCTGATGGATGGTAAACGCATCGAAATCAGGGTCGAGTTGGAAAAGCATGTTTCAATTCTGAGCACGCTGGGAAATAATGCGCCCTTTATCGGACTTCTGGGCACGGTGCTGGGAGTGATCAAGGCATTCTATGGTCTGGGCATGCTGGGAGGAGTTGGCGCCGAGATCGTCATGCGGAGCATTTCTTCTGCACTGATTGCTACGGCAGCCGGCCTTGCCGTTGCCGTGCCCGTTGTAATTGTGAACAACTATTTCGCCAGCGCCACCAGGGTTATCATGCAAAACCTGGAATACCTGTCGAAGGAATTCCAGGCAAGCTACGGCTTCAACAACAGCAAGGACCCCGGCTGGGAAGGAGAAAAAGATTTATGA
- a CDS encoding biopolymer transporter ExbD codes for MTDNISDNNSVISSINITPLVDILLVLLVIFMVTASFLKKESVNIHLPKSSSADPNVAESTQISLTKKGHLMLDGSIVDENALITSLSSQVKFRPAMRVTLSADEGLNYGSITRVMGLIRKSGVSRIALAVKK; via the coding sequence ATGACAGACAATATCAGCGACAACAACAGCGTTATCAGCTCGATTAATATAACACCCCTGGTTGATATTCTACTTGTGCTGCTGGTGATATTCATGGTAACGGCCAGCTTCCTGAAAAAGGAATCGGTCAACATCCATCTGCCTAAATCCTCTTCCGCTGACCCCAATGTGGCTGAGTCAACGCAGATATCACTGACAAAAAAGGGACACCTGATGCTTGACGGTTCCATAGTTGACGAGAACGCACTAATCACGTCTCTTTCAAGCCAGGTTAAGTTCAGACCCGCGATGAGGGTGACTCTGTCCGCTGATGAAGGGCTAAATTACGGAAGTATTACCCGCGTAATGGGACTCATCAGAAAATCAGGTGTGAGCAGGATAGCCCTGGCGGTTAAAAAATGA